A portion of the Hoylesella buccalis ATCC 35310 genome contains these proteins:
- the traK gene encoding conjugative transposon protein TraK has product MEFKSLGNIETSFRQIRLYAFVFAIVCVAVSGYTVYASYSFAKEQREKIYVLDQGKSLMLALSQDASRNRPVEAREHVRRFHELFFTIAPDKDAIERNMERAFLLCDKSAFNYYKDLAEKGYYNRAISGNINQRIEVDSIRCNFNTYPYAVTTYARQFIVRQSNITERSLVTTCTLQNSVRSDNNPQGFLMEHFLVKENRDIQTYKR; this is encoded by the coding sequence GACTCTATGCCTTTGTCTTTGCTATCGTCTGCGTGGCGGTAAGCGGTTATACCGTCTATGCCTCGTACAGCTTCGCCAAGGAGCAGCGGGAGAAAATCTATGTGCTTGACCAGGGAAAGTCGCTCATGCTGGCTCTCAGTCAGGATGCAAGTCGTAATCGTCCCGTAGAGGCAAGAGAGCATGTGCGTCGTTTTCATGAGCTGTTCTTCACCATTGCACCTGACAAGGACGCCATCGAGAGGAACATGGAGCGTGCCTTCCTGCTATGCGACAAGTCGGCTTTCAATTATTATAAGGACTTGGCGGAGAAAGGCTATTATAACCGTGCCATATCGGGTAATATCAATCAGCGCATAGAGGTGGACTCTATCCGTTGCAACTTTAATACTTACCCCTATGCGGTAACGACCTATGCACGGCAGTTTATCGTCCGTCAGAGTAACATTACAGAGCGCAGTCTTGTTACGACCTGCACGCTACAGAACTCTGTCCGCTCAGACAATAATCCGCAAGGATTTCTAATGGAACACTTCCTCGTCAAGGAGAACAGAGACATACAGACTTATAAACGATAA